The Mesorhizobium opportunistum WSM2075 DNA window GGCGGAATACGCGGTCAGTTTCCTGCCGAAGATCAAGATCGAGGTCGCGGTCAGTAGCGACATGGTCGACAAGGCCGTCGAAGCCATCACGGCGGCCGCCAAGACCGGCCAGATCGGCGACGGCAAGATCTTCGTTTTCGGCATCGATCAGGCGGTGCGCATCCGCACCGGCGAAACAGACACCGACGCGCTCTGAGCGGCGAACACGTATTCCAATGGAGAGTTCAATGAATATTTCTTCTACCTTGAAGACGACGGGACGCGCCGCCCTTTTGGGCTCGCTCGCTCTCGCAGCATTGGGCAGCGTCGCCGCCTTCGCGCAGGAAGCGGCTCCGGCCGCGGCGGCGGCCGCGCCAACGCCAGTGCTCGACACCGGCAACACCGCCTGGATGCTGACCTCGACGGCGCTGGTGCTGATGATGACCATCCCCGGCCTGGCGCTGTTCTACGGCGGCATGGTGCGCAAGAAGAACGTGCTTGCCACCGTCATGCAGAGCTTTGCCATCACCTGCCTGGTGACGGTGCTGTGGTTCATGTTCGGCTATTCGCTGGCCTTCTCCGACGGCGGCGGCATGAACAGCTATATCGGCGGCGCCTCGAAATTCTTCCACCACGGGATCACGACCTCGTCGTTGTGGCTGCCGGGGGTCGCGAACATTCCCGAGTTCGTCTTCTCGATGTTCCAGATGACCTTTGCCATCATCACCCCGGCGCTGATTGCCGGCGCCTTCGCCGAGCGCTTCAAATTCTCGGCGCTGCTGATCTTCATGGCGCTCTGGCTGCTCATCGTCTACGTGCCGATCGCGCATTGGGTCTGGGGCGGCGGCTTCCTCGGCTCAGCTGGCGTGCTCGACTTCGCGGGCGGCACGGTCGTCCACATCAATGCCGGTGTCGCGGGCTTGGTCTGCGCGCTGGTCCTGGGCAAGCGCGAAGGCTACGGCACCACCAACATGGCGCCGCACAACCTGGTCTATTCGGTGATCGGCGCCTCGCTGCTGTGGGTCGGCTGGTTCGGCTTCAACGCCGGTTCGGAACTGGCGGCTGACGGCCTTGCCGGTGCGGCCATGCTCAACACCCAGGTTGCCACCGCCGCGGCGGCGCTGGCCTGGATGTTCGCCGAATGGATCGTCGCCAAGAAGCCTTCGGTGCTCGGCATCATCTCGGGTGCCGTCGCCGGCCTCGTCGCGGTGACGCCGGCTTCCGGCTTCGTCAACCCGACCGGCGCCTTCATCGTCGGCATTCTTGCCGGCGTCATCTGCTACATCTCGGCGGTCAAGGTGAAGCACATATTCGGCTATGACGACTCGCTGGACGCCTTCGGCGTGCACGGCGTCGGCGGCGTGGTGGGCGCTCTGCTCACCGGCGTGCTGGCCGATCCTGCGATCAACAGCCTGTCATCGGGCGCTTCGCTCGGCAAGCAGATCTACGGCGTTGCGGTCACCATCGTATGGACAGCCGTCGCCACCTTCGTGATCCTCTACGTGGTCAAGGCACTGGTTGGGCTGCGTCCGACGACCCAGGAAGAGGTCGAGGGCCTCGACATCTCCCAGCATGGCGAAGTGGTGCCATAAGGCCTGCTTGGCCAACGGGACCGGCGGATCCTCCTCCCGCCGGTCCCCTGCCTGTTCCACGCAATCGCGGGCGGCAATGCACTTGCACCCTGGAATTGCTTCGAAGAAAATCCCGTCGTGACACTCCCGAAAGGAGTTCACGCCTTGAGGCCCGGATCGCATCCGGGCCTCTTTTTTGGTGCAGGCATTCTGTCGCTGCCCGGATTCACGAAATCACGTTCGCGTGAACAAGCTTTTCGAGGAAACATTGACCGCCCTGGCCCCGAACTATGGGGACGATCGCCGTTCCGACGATCGTTTTTTTAAACACAGGGAAGGAATTTTCACATGAACTTCAAGAATATCTGCCTCGGGGCACTCGCGCTTTCCATGGTCAGTGGCGTGGCACTTGCCGGTGCTCTCGACGAACCGGACAACATGGCGCCGTTCTTCACCGATTCCAGCATGAAAACCATGAAGCCGATGGAAGAATTCAAGGCCGCCTTCATGGCCATGCCGAAGGAGAAGCAGGACGCCATGATGAAGGAATGCCAGGACGCGGCGATGAGCAAGCCTCATGCCGAGTTCTGCGCCAATGTGAAGGCGCTTGGCGGGGCCAACAAGTAACGCGCTGCCCGATCCCAAAACGAATGGATGGCGGGCCAACGCGCCCGCCATTTTCATGCGGCTGGGTTGGCCGGAAGATTTTCATGCAATGGGAGTGGCTCCACCGGCCTTATAGTTAATGCAGCCTTAACCTTCCCACGGCTAGTCTGGCCTCCGAATCTGCCGGAGTGCGCCATGCGCTCGGGCCAGGCAATCACTGACGGGGAAGAGCATGCGTTCAGGGGCTTCAGCACCGCTCGCGATGGCCGATACGGGGCACGGCATCCAGGCTTTCGCGCGACGCCAGGTCGGCCGGCTTGTCGGCGTCGGCCTGTTCCTGACTGTTGCCTTCGGGATCGCCAGCCTCGCCACCTGGAACGTTGCCGATCCAAGCTTCTCGCACGCGACGAACAACATCGTCACCAACGCCATGGGCTATGCCGGCGCGGTGTTCTCCGACCTTGCCATGCAGTTTTTCGGCCTCGCCGCGGTTGCCGCGCTGGTTCCGGCGGTGATCTGGGGCTACCTCCTGTTTTCGGCGCGCGGTGTCGACAGGCTGCCCAAGCGCGGTCTGTACTGGTTCGGCTTCGCGCTGCTTTGCGCCGCGATCGCCGGCTGCATCGTCCCGCCCAAGACCTGGCCGCTGCCGACCGGCCTCGGCGGCGTGTTCGGCGACATGGTGCTCAAGATTCCCGGTGTCCTCATCGGCGGCTATCCGACCGGGCTGATCGCCAGCGTGCTTGCTGTGCTTTTGGCCGCGCCGGCACTCTGGCTGTTTGCCTACGGCGCGGCGCTGACCGGACGCAAGAACGGCTTCGCCGTCATGGAAGAGCCGGCCGCCGCTGACCCGCGCGAGGACGAGCTTTTGTTCGACAATGATGAGGATGAGGGCGACGAGGGCATATTGGCACTCGGTGCGATCACCCATTGGTGGCTCTCGTTGCGTGCATGGATGCATCGCCGCGCCGTGCGCCGCCAGCGCGAGCGGGACGAGTACGAGCCGGAGATGGAGCCGCGCGCCAGCGCCTGGCGCCGTGCCGCCGAACGGGTCGAATCGGCTGAGTTCGCCGAATCACGCATGAGTCAGGACGGCCGCGCCCGCGTCGAGCCGGAATTCTTCGCCGCCATGGTCAATGACCGCAGCGTTTCCGTCGATCCCGACGATGACGACATCTTCGACCGCGACGACCGGGACATGGATTTCGACGACGAGCCCGTCGCCCCGCGCCGCGCCGCGCCCACGGCCAAGGTGCAGCAGTTCCGTTCCGATGCCGCCACCCGCGTCGAGGCGCCGGCGCCTCGCCCGGCCCCGGGCGCCCGCGTCCAGCGCGAGGCGCAGACATCGATGATCGGCTCGGACACGTTCGAAATGCCGTCGCTGCATTTCCTGTCCGAACCGAAGAACGTCGCGCGAGACCCAAGCCTCTCCAAGGACGCGCTGGAACAGAATGCGCGCCTGCTCGAAGGCGTTCTGGAAGATTTCGGCGTCAAGGGCGAGATCATCGCCGTCCGCCCGGGTCCCGTCGTGACGCTCTACGAGCTCGAACCGGCGCCGGGCATCAAATCGTCGCGCGTTATCGGCCTTTCCGACGACATCGCCCGCTCGATGAGCGCGATCGCCTGCCGCGTCGCCGTGGTGCCTGGCCGCAACGCCATCGGCATCGAACTGCCGAACGCCAAGCGCGAGACGGTGTATCTCCGGGAAATCATGGCCAGCCGTGATTTCGAGACCACCAAGGCCAAGCTGGCGCTGGCGCTGGGCAAGACCATCAATGGCGAGGCGGTCATCGTCGACATCGCCAAGATGCCGCACGTGCTGGTCGCCGGCACCACCGGCTCGGGCAAGTCGGTCGCCATCAACACGATGATCCTGTCGCTGCTCTACCGGCTGACGCCGCAGGAATGCCGGCTGATCATGATCGACCCGAAGATGCTGGAACTCTCCGTCTATGACGGCATCCCGCATCTGCTCACGCCGGTCGTCACCGATCCGAAGAAGGCGGTCGTGGCGCTGAAATGGACCGTGCGCGAGATGGAGGACCGCTACCGCAAGATGTCCAAGGTCGGTGTGCGCAACATCGACGGTTTCAACGCACGCGTCCAACAGGCCGAGAAGAAGGGCGAGAAGATTTCGCGTACGGTGCAGACCGGCTTCGACCGCCAGACGGGCGAGGCGATCTACGAGACCGAGGATCTCGATCTCGAGCCGATGCCCTACATCGTCGTCATCATCGACGAGATGGCCGACCTGATGATGGTCGCCGGCAAGGACATCGAAGGTGCTGTGCAGCGCCTGGCGCAGATGGCGCGTGCCGCCGGCATCCACGTCATCATGGCGACGCAGCGTCCGTCGGTCGACGTCATCACCGGCACCATCAAGGCCAACTTCCCGACCCGCATCTCCTTCCAGGTCACATCCAAGATCGACAGCCGTACCATCCTGGGCGAGCAGGGCGCCGAACAGCTGCTCGGCATGGGCGACATGCTCTACATGGCCGGCGGCGGCCGCATCCAGCGCGTGCACGGCCCCTTCGTCGCCGACGAGGAGGTGGAGAAGATCGTTGCGCATCTGAAGCTGCAAGGCGTGCCCGAATATCTCGACGCCATCACCGAGGATGACGACGAGGAGGATGACGAGCCGTC harbors:
- a CDS encoding P-II family nitrogen regulator, with translation MKIVMAIIKPFKLDEVREALTAVGIQGLTVTEVKGYGRQKGHTEIYRGAEYAVSFLPKIKIEVAVSSDMVDKAVEAITAAAKTGQIGDGKIFVFGIDQAVRIRTGETDTDAL
- a CDS encoding ammonium transporter, with the translated sequence MKTTGRAALLGSLALAALGSVAAFAQEAAPAAAAAAPTPVLDTGNTAWMLTSTALVLMMTIPGLALFYGGMVRKKNVLATVMQSFAITCLVTVLWFMFGYSLAFSDGGGMNSYIGGASKFFHHGITTSSLWLPGVANIPEFVFSMFQMTFAIITPALIAGAFAERFKFSALLIFMALWLLIVYVPIAHWVWGGGFLGSAGVLDFAGGTVVHINAGVAGLVCALVLGKREGYGTTNMAPHNLVYSVIGASLLWVGWFGFNAGSELAADGLAGAAMLNTQVATAAAALAWMFAEWIVAKKPSVLGIISGAVAGLVAVTPASGFVNPTGAFIVGILAGVICYISAVKVKHIFGYDDSLDAFGVHGVGGVVGALLTGVLADPAINSLSSGASLGKQIYGVAVTIVWTAVATFVILYVVKALVGLRPTTQEEVEGLDISQHGEVVP
- a CDS encoding DNA translocase FtsK, whose translation is MRSGASAPLAMADTGHGIQAFARRQVGRLVGVGLFLTVAFGIASLATWNVADPSFSHATNNIVTNAMGYAGAVFSDLAMQFFGLAAVAALVPAVIWGYLLFSARGVDRLPKRGLYWFGFALLCAAIAGCIVPPKTWPLPTGLGGVFGDMVLKIPGVLIGGYPTGLIASVLAVLLAAPALWLFAYGAALTGRKNGFAVMEEPAAADPREDELLFDNDEDEGDEGILALGAITHWWLSLRAWMHRRAVRRQRERDEYEPEMEPRASAWRRAAERVESAEFAESRMSQDGRARVEPEFFAAMVNDRSVSVDPDDDDIFDRDDRDMDFDDEPVAPRRAAPTAKVQQFRSDAATRVEAPAPRPAPGARVQREAQTSMIGSDTFEMPSLHFLSEPKNVARDPSLSKDALEQNARLLEGVLEDFGVKGEIIAVRPGPVVTLYELEPAPGIKSSRVIGLSDDIARSMSAIACRVAVVPGRNAIGIELPNAKRETVYLREIMASRDFETTKAKLALALGKTINGEAVIVDIAKMPHVLVAGTTGSGKSVAINTMILSLLYRLTPQECRLIMIDPKMLELSVYDGIPHLLTPVVTDPKKAVVALKWTVREMEDRYRKMSKVGVRNIDGFNARVQQAEKKGEKISRTVQTGFDRQTGEAIYETEDLDLEPMPYIVVIIDEMADLMMVAGKDIEGAVQRLAQMARAAGIHVIMATQRPSVDVITGTIKANFPTRISFQVTSKIDSRTILGEQGAEQLLGMGDMLYMAGGGRIQRVHGPFVADEEVEKIVAHLKLQGVPEYLDAITEDDDEEDDEPSGKGGSGGGGGGNFEDSDDPYDQAVAVVLRDGKASTSYIQRRLGIGYNRAASIIEKMEKEGIVGPANHAGKREILVPTEDDKF